In the genome of Quercus robur chromosome 3, dhQueRobu3.1, whole genome shotgun sequence, one region contains:
- the LOC126719556 gene encoding beta-D-xylosidase 4-like has translation MTLYEKVRQLGNRAYGAPRIGLPEYEWWSEALHGLSNVGPGTFFDDSVAHATSFPTPILTTASFNESLWNTIGKAVSTEARALYNLGHAGLTFWSPTINVARDPRWGRIIETPGEDPFVVGTYAANYVRGLQDVEGTEHYKDLNSRPLKVSACCKHFTAYDVDNWKGVERYSFDAKVTEQDLAETFNRPFQMCVENGDVSSVMCSYNRVNGIPACADPKLLKQTVREDWNLHGYIVADCDSIEVMIKNHKWLNVDNETAVSYTLQAGLDLDCGVYYTNNVENAVKHGKVREALVDRSLQYLYVVLMRLGIFDGHSQYNSLGINDVCSNEHIELAAEAAREGIVLLKNDNGILPLATGKYPSLAVVGPHANASTAMIGNYAFDPWNKGTPCRYITPLNGFSSYGRVNYAAGCSNVKCPDGSLIGPAVQVATTSDATIIVAGIDLSIEAESRDRLDLFLPGKQTDLINQVANASKGPVVLVIMSAGGVDISFAKNNPKIHAILWSGYPGEEGGQAIADIIFGKYNPGGRLPVTWYQADYVDKLPLTSMQLRPDDSNGYPGRTYKFFDGPTVFPFGYGLSYTKFNYTLKAATNRVQIKLTKFQHCRDLPYKNGTFKPSCPAIAIDDLRCNKKFKLAVEVKNVGNRDGDEVVLVYSQPPVGIVGTHIKNLFAFQKVFVAAGTSKTIQFAINTCQGLGIVDSNGNALLPSGAHTIIVGDGAIVFPIQLTYR, from the exons ATGACGTTGTATGAAAAGGTGCGACAGCTAGGAAATCGTGCTTACGGAGCCCCAAGAATAGGCCTGCCTGAATACGAGTGGTGGTCTGAGGCGCTCCATGGTTTGTCCAATGTCGGTCCAGGTACCTTTTTCGATGATTCAGTAGCACATGCAACTAGCTTTCCCACGCCGATTCTCACAACAGCTTCATTCAACGAGTCATTGTGGAACACAATTGGGAAG GCTGTTTCCACAGAAGCACGAGCATTGTACAATTTAGGGCATGCTGGATTAACATTTTGGAGTCCAACCATTAACGTAGCAAGAGATCCAAGATGGGGAAGAATCATTGAGACACCTGGTGAAGATCCATTTGTAGTTGGCACCTATGCTGCGAATTACGTGAGAGGCTTGCAGGATGTTGAGGGAACAGAGCACTATAAGGATTTAAACTCTAGACCGCTTAAAGTTTCTGCATGTTGCAAGCACTTTACTGCTTATGATGTTGACAATTGGAAAGGAGTTGAGCGTTACAGTTTTGATGCCAAG GTGACAGAACAAGATTTGGCAGAGACATTTAACCGACCCTTCCAAATGTGTGTTGAAAATGGTGATGTTAGTAGTGTCATGTGTTCTTATAACCGTGTTAATGGCATACCTGCTTGTGCTGATCCCAAACTCTTGAAGCAAACCGTTAGAGAAGATTGGAATCTTCATGG ATATATAGTTGCAGATTGTGATTCTATTGAAGTAATGATTAAGAACCACAAATGGCTAAACGTTGACAATGAGACTGCAGTTTCATACACACTACAAGCAG gtttggatttggattgtGGAGTTTACTACACCAATAATGTTGAAAATGCTGTGAAACATGGGAAGGTTAGGGAGGCACTTGTAGACCGGTCACTACAATACCTCTATGTTGTGCTTATGAGGCTAGGAATATTTGATGGACACTCACAATACAATTCTCTTGGAATAAATGATGTGTGCTCTAACGAGCACATCGAGTTAGCGGCAGAAGCAGCGAGGGAGGGAATTGTTCTTTTGAAGAATGATAATGGAATTTTGCCATTGGCAACTGGAAAGTACCCTTCCCTAGCAGTGGTTGGACCACATGCTAATGCTTCCACTGCCATGATTGGAAACTATGCATTTGACCCATGGAATAAAGGTACTCCATGTCGATATATAACCCCACTTAATGGCTTCTCCAGTTATGGAAGAGTGAACTATGCAGCAGGATGTTCAAATGTTAAATGCCCCGATGGGAGCTTGATTGGCCCAGCCGTGCAAGTCGCCACAACATCTGATGCCACTATAATTGTTGCCGGAATTGATTTATCAATTGAGGCAGAGAGCAGAGACAGGTTGGATCTCTTCCTTCCTGGAAAACAAACTGATCTTATCAACCAGGTTGCTAATGCTTCAAAAGGCCCCGTAGTTCTTGTAATCATGTCGGCCGGAGGTGTTGATATCTCCTTTGCTAAGAATAACCCCAAAATCCATGCCATCTTGTGGTCTGGATATCCTGGAGAGGAAGGTGGTCAAGCCATTGCggatattatttttggaaaatacaATCCAG gagGAAGATTACCCGTTACTTGGTATCAAGCCGATTACGTTGACAAGCTACCACTAACATCCATGCAATTAAGGCCAGATGATAGCAATGGCTACCCAGGTCGAACATATAAGTTCTTTGATGGCCCCACTGTCTTCCCCTTTGGTTATGGCCTCAGCTACACAAAATTCAACTATACACTAAAAGCCGCGACAAATAGAGTGcaaataaaattgacaaaatttcaaCACTGCCGTGACCTACCATATAAAAATGGAACCTTCAAGCCCAGCTGCCCGGCAATTGCAATAGATGACTTGagatgtaataaaaaatttaaacttgcaGTTGAAGTTAAAAATGTGGGCAACAGAGATGGGGATGAAGTTGTTTTGGTTTACTCACAGCCCCCAGTTGGTATTGTTGGAACTCATATTAAGAATCTGTTTGCGTTCCAGAAGGTTTTTGTTGCAGCTGGGACGAGTAAGACTATTCAGTTTGCCATAAATACTTGCCAGGGCTTGGGCATTGTAGACTCCAATGGTAATGCTCTCTTGCCATCTGGTGCGCACACAATTATTGTCGGTGATGGTGCAATTGTTTTTCCAATTCAATTAACATATCGTTAG